GCTTGGAGTGGACGGATCCATTGAGTGCAGCGAGTTGAATTGCGAGGAATGTGAGGAAAAACCCGTGTGCGATAACCTGCGCGACGTGGTTGTAAGGCGCCGCAAGCAGAAAAAATCCGGAAAAGCAGCCAAAGCATGACTCACACAGTGAATAACGCCAAACCCATATTTTCCGTGTGCGGAAAAGGCGGCGTGGGTAAAACCGCCGTTTCCGCCCTCATGGCCCGGGCCTTTTTGGAGTTGGGCCCGCGCCCCGTACTGCTGATCGACGCAGACCCGGCGGGCGGACTGGTTTCGGCTGTCGGTGAAAAAGCGGATAAAACCCTTGCCGGGGCCCGGGATCAACTCATCTCCACGGCGCGCGGCGCTGGGGATGCGGAAAAAACGCGTCTCGCCCAGAACCTGGATTATCTGGTCATGGAAGCCCTGGTGGAGGGACCGGGCTACTCGCTGCTGGCCATGGGACGCATGGAGGCCAAGGGCTGCTTTTGCCCGGCCAATACCCTTTTGAGGGAGGCTATCGACCTTTTGGCCGAGCCCTTCGCCATGGTGCTCATTGACGCGGAAGCGGGCCTGGAGCAGATCGCCAGGCAGGTGACCCGCCGCGTGACCAGGGTCATCGCCTTGTCCGACGGGTCCTCCCGCAGCGTCCAAACCATAGATTTGATAACCCAGATGGTGGATCCCTCCATCATGGGGGTCATCGGCAACCGGGTCGATAGGGTGGACGACCTGGACCTGCCCCCGGACGTGGAATTTTTGGGGATTATCCCTGAGGACGATCAGGTGCGCGTCTTTGACAGGCAAGGCCGCTCCCTGTGGGATTTGCCGTCTGACAATCCGGCCTTGACAGCCGCTATGGCCGTCGCGGAAAAGCTCATCAACCCATAATCATTTCGAGGCCTTGTATGAACCAAGCAGTCATACCGGACTTTTTTCGCCAAATTCTTGACCAACCGGTAAATAATCTGGTTGATCAGGCGCAAGAGCAGGGAAAAAAAGCCATTGCGTACACGTGCAGCTACGTCCCCCAGCCGCTCCTTTCCCTGGACGGGGTGTTTCCCATCCGGGTGCGGGCTCCGGGGGTGGTGGGAACGCCCATGGCCGACACCTATCTGTCGTCGGTGATTTGCTCTTACACCCGCAGCGTTTTGGAACTGGCCCTGGAGTGGGCTTTTGACTCTCTGGACGGCTGGGTGTTCGCCGCAAGCTGCGACCATCTCAGACGCTTATACGACAACCTGGATTATTTGAACAAACCGGCTTTCAACCACATGATCGACATGCCCCACCGAGGGGGGGCGGCCGCGGAAAAGTGGCTTACCGAGGAGTACAAGTCGTTGGGCGCGGCCCTGGCCGAATCGTTCGGGGTGGACGCAAGCCCCCAGGCTTTGTCCCGGTCCATCAAGGAGCACAACGCCTATCTTTCGGTCATGCGGGAAATCAGCAAAATGCGCAAACAGGACAACCCGCCCGTGACCGGCGCTATGTTCCAAACCTTGCTGGCCGCGTCAACCAGTGCGCCCAAGGATATGGTCATGGACGAGCTGAAAGCCCTGCTTGCCAGGCTTAGGGAGAGTAATGAAGGGAAGCCTTACAGAGCCAGGGTGCTTTTGGCGGGAAGCCACTGCGACGATCCCGGATACATTGACGTCATCGAAAAAACAGGTGGTCTGGTGGTCGCCGAGCGCACCTGCACCGGCTCCATCCCGGCTCTGGCCCCCATTCCCGAAAACGACGCTCCCTACGAAACTCTCGCCGGGCAGGCCTTGGCCAATATCAGTTGCCCGCGCATGATGGAGTCGTTTCAGGCCCGGGTGGATGAAATTCTGGAAGCGGTGGAGGAATATCGGGCGGACGGGGTGGTTTTGCAGACCATGAAATTCTGCGACACCTGGGGCGTGGAGTCCGGCCCCATGGTCCAGGAATTGCGCAAGGCCGGGGTCCCCATTTTAAAACTGGAACGGGAATACACCATGTCCAGCGAAGGGCAGTTGCAAACCCGCATCCAGGCGTTTTTGGAGAGCATGGGAAAATGAGACTTCAAGATCTGAAAAAAGCGGACGCAAGTTGGAAGGATAAGGCGGTTCACGCCCGATAC
This DNA window, taken from Desulfatibacillum aliphaticivorans DSM 15576, encodes the following:
- a CDS encoding 2-hydroxyacyl-CoA dehydratase subunit D, yielding MNQAVIPDFFRQILDQPVNNLVDQAQEQGKKAIAYTCSYVPQPLLSLDGVFPIRVRAPGVVGTPMADTYLSSVICSYTRSVLELALEWAFDSLDGWVFAASCDHLRRLYDNLDYLNKPAFNHMIDMPHRGGAAAEKWLTEEYKSLGAALAESFGVDASPQALSRSIKEHNAYLSVMREISKMRKQDNPPVTGAMFQTLLAASTSAPKDMVMDELKALLARLRESNEGKPYRARVLLAGSHCDDPGYIDVIEKTGGLVVAERTCTGSIPALAPIPENDAPYETLAGQALANISCPRMMESFQARVDEILEAVEEYRADGVVLQTMKFCDTWGVESGPMVQELRKAGVPILKLEREYTMSSEGQLQTRIQAFLESMGK
- a CDS encoding AAA family ATPase, whose product is MTHTVNNAKPIFSVCGKGGVGKTAVSALMARAFLELGPRPVLLIDADPAGGLVSAVGEKADKTLAGARDQLISTARGAGDAEKTRLAQNLDYLVMEALVEGPGYSLLAMGRMEAKGCFCPANTLLREAIDLLAEPFAMVLIDAEAGLEQIARQVTRRVTRVIALSDGSSRSVQTIDLITQMVDPSIMGVIGNRVDRVDDLDLPPDVEFLGIIPEDDQVRVFDRQGRSLWDLPSDNPALTAAMAVAEKLINP